In Cicer arietinum cultivar CDC Frontier isolate Library 1 chromosome 1, Cicar.CDCFrontier_v2.0, whole genome shotgun sequence, one DNA window encodes the following:
- the LOC101499738 gene encoding uncharacterized protein, whose protein sequence is MVARNRVVAIMGTMSEVVEIESLEKSLLEENEETVLYAASFQEMEKNFVKYQTVQWVLYSLLLILAWGIGLLMLLYIPIRRFILTKDIRSRTLYLTPNAIVYKVTRPVPFPCFGVLHKEKHVLLHSVADVVVEQGYLQSLFGVYSLRIENVGVRRPPSDDVKILGIANPNAFKKAVMMRLSNMRNDIVSRQVSTLEDVSHLMMSPSKSLTYDSTHFGELLLLQKLDEVGSSVKRIQTLFEEQQSQKTESID, encoded by the exons ATGGTAGCAAGGAACAGAGTAGTAGCAATAATGGGAACAATGTCGGAAGTTGTGGAAATAGAGAGTTTAGAGAAGAGTTTATTGGAAGAGAATGAAGAAACAGTATTATATGCGGCGTCGTTTCAAGAAATGGAGAAGAATTTCGTCAAGTACCAAACGGTACAGTGGGTACTTTACTCGCTGTTACTGATATTAGCTTGGGGAATTGGGTTACTCATGTTGCTTTATATACCAATCAGAAGGTTTATACTTACAAAGGATATTCGTTCTAGAACTCTTTACCTTACTCCAAATGCTATTGTTTACAAG GTCACGAGGCCAGTACCATTTCCATGTTTTGGGGTGCTGCATAAAGAGAAGCATGTTTTATTACATTCTGTGGCTGATGTCGTGGTTGAACAAG GGTACTTGCAATCACTTTTTGGTGTATATTCTCTTAGAATTGAAAATGTTGGAGTTAGAAGGCCACCCAGTGATGATGTTAAAATCCTCGGCATTGCAAATCCTAATGCTTTCAAGAAG GCTGTTATGATGCGCCTATCAAACATGAGAAATGATATTGTTTCAAGACAAGTGTCTACTCTAGAAGACGTTTCACATTTGATG ATGTCTCCATCCAAGTCGTTGACATATGATTCTACTCATTTTGGGGAGCTGCTACTATTGCAGAAACTGGATGAAGTTGGAAGCTCTGTCAAG AGAATACAGACTTTATTTGAGGAGCAACAATCTCAAAAAACAGAATCCATAGATTGA
- the LOC101501106 gene encoding C-type lectin receptor-like tyrosine-protein kinase At1g52310, with protein MERKSTLLQFILLLLPLIAFPGITSNATLNNETCGHFDASHTKAPCPNGWVIDPNKTKCFLHVGRPQSWNDSETCCSKYGGHLASLASLQELHFAQSLCGESINSCWIGGKRHNNASGFQWMWSDNSQWNKSIFPLANVQLNCTGTGLSCNWNSTDNLCTAMSNNSKFLMSERCGNPHASLCILDLDTKCNHMHCHREYLIILAVVSGLILSTTLAVVVWLLVYKRGKKRRRSRKLSDLAASLPSWKVFTKEELRSITKNFSEGNRLVGDTKTGGTYSGVQLDGSKVAVKRLKRSSFQRKKEFYSVIGRVARLRHPNLVAVMGCCYDHGDRYIVYEFVANGPLDKWLHHLPRGGRSLDWAMRMKIATTLAQGIAFLHDKVKPQVVHRDIRASNVLLDEEFGAHLMGVGLSKFVPYEVMHERTVMAGGTYGYLAPEFVYRNELTTKSDVYSFGVLLLEIVSGRRPAQAVDSVGWQSIFEWATPLVQANRYPELLDPHISSSSSSIIPETSAIQKVVDLVYSCTQHVPSMRPRMSHVVHQLQQFAQPPAK; from the exons ATGGAACGCAAGTCCACGCTTCTGCAATTCATTCTCCTTCTATTACCTTTAATTGCTTTTCCTGGAATCACTTCCAATGCA ACACTTAATAATGAGACTTGCGGTCACTTCGATGCTTCACACACTAAAG CGCCATGCCCAAATGGTTGGGTTATTGACCCTAACAAGACCAAGTGCTTTCTCCATGTTGGGAGGCCTCAATCTTGGAATGATTCAGAGACATGCTGTAGTAAATATGGTGGACATTTAGCATCATTGGCATCGCTTCAGGAGTTACATTTTGCTCAAAGTTTATGTGGCGAATCCATCAATAGTTGCTGGATTGGTGGAAAAAGACACAACAATGCATCTGGTTTTCAGTGGATGTGGTCtgataattctcaatggaaTAAGTCCATATTTCCTTTGGCTAATGTTCAACTTAATTGTACTGGAACTGGACTATCCTGTAATTGGAACAGTACAGATAATTTATGTACAGCAATGagtaataattcaaaatttctcATGAGTGAGAGATGTGGTAATCCTCATGCTTCTCTGTGTATACTTGACTTAG ATACAAAATGTAACCATATGCACTGCCACAGGGAGTACCTTATAATCCTTGCAGTGGTGAGTGGATTGATACTCTCGACAACATTAGCAGTGGTTGTCTGGCTTCTTGTATATAAGCGGGGCAAGAAGAGAAGACGATCTAGAAAACTATCTGATCTTGCCGCTTCACTTCCATCATGGAAAGTCTTTACCAAAGAGGAACTAAGGTCAATCACGAAAAACTTCAGTGAAGGAAACCGTCTTGTTGGGGATACAAAGACTGGTGGTACATACAGTGGGGTCCAACTAGATGGCTCAAAGGTTGCTGTTAAGAGATTGAAGAGATCAAGCTTTCAGAGGAAAAAAGAGTTCTATTCTGTAATTGGCAGGGTTGCAAGGCTTCGACATCCAAATCTGGTGGCTGTGATGGGATGCTGTTATGATCATGGTGACCGCTACATTGTTTATGAGTTTGTAGCTAATGGGCCCTTAGATAAATGGCTACATCACTTACCAAGGGGAGGTCGCAGCTTAGATTGGGCTATGAGGATGAAAATTGCAACAACGCTTGCTCAAGGAATAGC GTTTCTGCATGACAAGGTTAAGCCACAAGTTGTTCACCGAGATATACGAGCTAGTAATGTGCTGCTGGATGAGGAGTTTGGTGCACACCTTATGGGTGTTGGCTTGTCCAAATTTGTGCCATATGAAGTGATGCATGAGAGGACTGTGATGGCAGGTGGAACTTATGGGTATCTTGCTCCCGAGTTTGTGTACAGAAACGAGCTTACAACAAAGAGTGACGTTTATAGTTTCGGTGTCTTGCTACTTGAAATAGTTAGCGGGCGTAGACCAGCACAAGCAGTTGATTCTGTGGGTTGGCAGAGTATATTCGAATGGGCTACACCTCTTGTTCAAGCCAATCGCTACCCTGAACTCTTGGATCCTCATATATCTTCATCGTCTTCTAGTATCATCCCAGAGACTAGTGCTATCCAGAAGGTGGTTGACCTCGTTTATTCATGCACGCAGCATGTACCTTCTATGCGCCCTAGAATGTCTCATGTTGTTCATCAGCTGCAACAGTTTGCTCAGCCACCTGCAAAATAA